In Capsicum annuum cultivar UCD-10X-F1 chromosome 11, UCD10Xv1.1, whole genome shotgun sequence, one genomic interval encodes:
- the LOC124888859 gene encoding uncharacterized protein LOC124888859 has protein sequence MDDALWVYKTAYKIPIGTSFYRLVYGKVNHLHVELEHQACWAVKKLNLYIKATEEKRLFQLNELDKFRLHAYENARLYKERTKRWHDKHIVTQNFKLGQLVLLFNARLKLRSNWSRLFEVVRMTPHEVFELWTKNKSEKLLVNGQRVKHYWADHGDQHNMCTTFADE, from the coding sequence ATGGATGATGCACTATGGGTGTATAAGACAGCCTATAAAATTCCCATTGGTACCTCTTTTTATCGCTTGGTTTATGGCAAGGTTAATCACTTGCATGTGGAGCTTGAGCATCAAGCTTGTTGGGCTGTAAAGAAGTTGAATCTTTATATAAAGGCTACTGAAGAGAAGAGATTGTTCCAACTAAATGAGCTTGATAAGTTTCGCTTACATGCCTATGAGAATGCGAGATTATATAAAGAAAGGACCAAAAGATGGCATGATAAGCATATCGTAACTCAAAATTTTAAGCTGGGACAACTTGTGCTATTATTCAATGCTAGGTTGAAGTTGAGGTCCAACTGGTCTAGGCTATTTGAAGTTGTGAGAATGACTCCACATGAAGTTTTTGAACTTTGGACCAAGAACAAGAGTGAAAAACTCTTGGTGAATGGTCAGAGAGTAAAGCATTATTGGGCAGATCATGGGGATCAGCACAATATGTGCACCACCTTTGCAGATGAGTGA